A window of Gloeothece verrucosa PCC 7822 genomic DNA:
CCGATAAAACCAACCTATCAGCAATTAAAGGGCGAAATTCCTCCATTAAATCTAGAACCATTGCCGGCTGTCCTCTAGTCGTCTCATGAAGATAACCAATATAGGGATCTAAACCCGCCAAATGAACAGCCGCCATCACTTGCACGCGCAATAAACCATAAGCAAAGCTTAACAAAGCATTCACAGGATCTCTAGGAGGGCGGCGATTTCTGCCTGTAAACTGCCATTCTTCATCAAGAATTATTGATAACCCTTGAAAATATTCTCTTGCCGCTATGCCTTCAACCCCTCGAACTTGATCTAAAGTTTCTTGATTTTTAACAGATTGTTTTCGTAATTTAAGCAGGTTTTCTCTCTGTCCATATCGATACAGAATTAAATATTGATTCTGAATTTTACCGCTTACAATTGTTTTAACTAAAGCCAATCTTTTCTCAGGATTATTATGAACAGCATACTGAGCTAATCTTAACTGTCCATTACGAGAATATCCCGGTAAAGCCGAACCTAAATATTTACCAAAAATAGAAAGATAATGAACGGATATACCTAACTCTAGAGCATAGCTTAAAGCCTCTCCCGTAATACTCTGTTGACCCATTAATACAATTTGTTCGACAGTTTGAGCCGCAACAGATTCTTTTTGCCATGAGCCATCCTCTTGCTTAAGAGCCACATTAAAAGCCTCTAGTTTTTTACTTAAAATTCCTTCGGGTTGAGTCAGATATAAAATAGACATATTTTTCTCCTTAATTTGATAATTTTGAAATGAACTAAATTCTTAATCATCTTCAAAAGTATTTACTCTGCTTTCATTAAGCCGCTTAATCTCTTTCTGTAAACAAATCCCTTTAAGACTACAATCTCGACATTTTTGAGAATGAGCAATGGGAAGCGGCATTTTATCATTAACAGCTTGATGAGCTTGATAAATAGCTTCCTCGGTTACTTGCCGTAATTGGTCAGTAAAATTTACTCGTTGACGGCGACGATTTGCATGGTAAAAAATATCGCCATAATTAATAGAAATATTTCTTTGTTCTTCTAAACAAATAGCACCCGCACAAAGTTGAAAATGATCATTTAAATGTCTGGACATTCGACCCTTTTTATATTCAACGGGAATCAACGCTGCTTCGCGTTCTTCAACCAGATCAATAATGCCCTTAATTTGTAAGCGATCACTCCATACCCACTGCTGTCGATGTAATAAAATATCCCCTTCTTTACTGACACCTTCTTGATTAATATTTCGATGGAGATGACGACCAATAATAATATGTTCATTATCAGCCATTTCTCCTAGAACATATTCCCAATAAAAGCGGCGGGGGCAATATTCCCAAGCATTCAAATAAGATAAAGGTAAATAATTGTCATTCATGATCAATTAATGGTTATATCATTGTTAACTGTTAACTGAACTTGTCCCATTCCCATCGTTGTTTTTCTGCCCACACCAGCAAAAAAAGCAAACTGAGATAGAACCGAAGCATATTTAGCTTGCTCTGATGAATTAAACTCATAAGAAATCCAACCTTGTGAGCCAATTTCCGCACCGCTTTCTAACTTTAAGGCATAAGTTTTAAGCTCATAAGCAGTTACTAAAGCATCCCAAGTCAAAGCGGGTATTTGTAAGTTTTCAGGAGCAAACTCATTCCATCGACGCTGCAAACTGCCAAAAACTAAATCCGATAAAGGAAATAATTGAATACTTTTTTGTTGTTTAAAACTGGTGGGAGAAAGGAACTTTAAAGTAATTTTTCTTTGTTCCTGAACTGTTTGCGTTAATACATAATAATTTGTAGCACCAGCTAACCGATGAGTGCCCGGTAAGGTATAATAATTGCGTAACACAAAAGGAAAATTAGCAAAAATTAACGGTTGTGTTCCCCAGATTTCAATCCCTTTAAGTAAAGGTTCTATCAAATTTCCATTTAACAAACCTATACGGAAATAAAAATTATCTCCGGCTTCAGTTCCTTTAGGACGACGATTACCTAATAAGCCGGATAAGCTTAAAGGTGCAATTTGACTTTCATGAACTTGGTTAGCGAGTTCAGAATTACCCAAATTAATCCACTCTAAAACTTGAGCATGAATCGCTCGTCCGAGGGTAGCAGGTGGCTTTCCTTTCGCTGCTGCTCCCAGTTCAATTACCATAGATTGTAAGGTATAAGAATGATTAGACATTTGCCATATATCTTGCACCATAAAATGCTCCTTTAGGTAAATAAATTTGCTCAGGTAAACTCGGAAAATTTTGTTTAAATTCTTTCCAATTATCACCCAATACTGAGTAATAATTACCCTGTAATTGAGCTTGACTGACTAAACTCACTGGCGGCATAACAATGCGATTATACAATTGTAATTGAGTAGTATCGGATAAATCTAATGGATTTAAAGGATGATCACAGAGATATTCTCCTGACTTATTTTGGATTAATGATTCAGGAATAGGAATAATGCTAACTTCGATTTTTGCTGACCATTTTCCCAAGCGAATCCAATGAGGAATTTCTTCTGATATTTCATTTTTAGCCATGATATAAGTTCGATATTGACTGCCAACAGCTAACTCTTTGGCTCGACCATAATTAAAAGGATAATTTTTTACTGCTTCATCCTCTCCAAATTTTTTAAATCGTCCATAATAGGCAGATTGAGCGGCTTTAAAAGTATTCACTTGATAAGACCAATAGAGCGGCTTTGCCGGAAAAACATAAACACCTGCTCGATTTAAATGATTTAGATTTTGCTCGTTATTATCATTTAGGTAATTAGGCTTTTGAGCCGCTTCACCTTGTAAACGATAAGGATGAGGAATATAAGTCACTTTAAAAAAAGCATAGCTTAGTGCCCAATTATGTAAATATTTTTCAGTTTCATAAAGAATCCCCATTTCTCGACTAGCAAAAAAAACATTATCGTGTAGCGTTAAAAGGCAATGGTAAAGCTTCATATTTCCTCCGTTGTATTTGCGATTTTGATCCCCCCTAACCCCCCTTTATAAGGGGGGAATATTAAAATTATTTCTTTTTACTTTTTCCTTTACCGCCCGATAAAGCACCAAAGGTTTGAGAATAGGTTTGGGTTTGTTGATAAAGTGTGGTTAGAGTTGCTTGTAATTGAATTTCATCTTGATAAATAGCAGTAACTTCATTCAGTAGTTCTTCAAGTTGGGTATCAAAAATGACTTGACTTTGACGAACCGGTTCTTTATCTAATAATTGACGTGCCACATTACTCGCCTCAATACAAACATCCGCAATAGGAGTATCTCTCTTTTCTTTTAAAGCATCATAGAGAGCTTGGGTAAAATAAAGATTGCTGAAAATTTCTCCATCACAAAAGATAATTCCCAGCAAATAATTAGACATAGTTCCTGTGCGGGTTTCTTGCGCTCCATAGCGGCGAGTTCGCAATAAATTACCTAAGACATAAATAAAACTTTCATAGGTAGGGTCTCGCAAAGTTTCAACAGTAGGAAATGTAATTTCTGGAAGGATATGATCTTGTTCATTTATAGAACTTCGCATTTGTCCGCCTTCGCTCATGGTTCCCGCTTCAGAGGGAGCATTAAAGGTAAAACTACGATGAGACTGTTCATAAGCACCCAGAGAAAAAGCAGAGTCAGAATATACTTTTGAACGCTCTGAACCACTATCGCCGATGGCGAATCCATAAATAATACAATCAGGGCATTGTTTACAAGATTTTTCGCCGTTATATTGACAATAGTTAGAGTTGTTTTCTTCGGAACTGGTAAAGTTAAAAGACCTTAAAATTTCGCGCCCAATTAAGCGCTCTGGGGTGGTTTGTTTGCGTTTAAATAACACTAAGCGACTTATATTTTCTGGGGTATTTATACCGGCTTGGGTGCGGGCTGTATTGAGAATTCCGTCGGTTTGAAAGATGGGAAAAGATTGACTATGACGGAGTAGGATAAAGTGTACATATTTACCAGAAGCAAGACGAGGGAAGGCGGTTTGAAATTGAGGTTTTAAGGTTTCAAGTTTCATGGTGTTTTCCTTGATAAAGTAATTTTTTTTCGCGCATAGGCGAAACGGCGCAAAGAAGGTTAAGAGTTTGTTTCCTCTTTATGGGTTTTTTCTTGCAGACAGAGGCGACGGTAGGCAAATTCTGCACCGGCTTTGATACGGTTGCGGCTTTCTTGTAAGAGAGCGCGATCGCCTTTACACATTTGACCGAAGAGTTCTTTTACACAGGTAGTCATAAAGGTTTGAATGGCTTCTAATTCTTGGATTTGGCGGGTTGTATAGTCAATGGTTTTGTCTTTAATTAGGGGGCGTTTGTAGACATCTTGGCGTTCTAATGCGGCTTGAATTAAGCCCGATCCTTGATCGATTAATTCTTGATCATCCCAGTTTTCAGGAGTGCTAAGAATTACTTCTAACGCTTTGGTAAGAGGCAGTAAAATGGCATGACTCGAATCATTAACGCCGACTTGATAGAATTGGCGATATTCATTGACTAATTTTTGAGTAACTTTTAATTTATCTTCCATAGTTTTATTTCCTTGGGCTAATAGTTCGGCAAATTGCCAATATTGGTAAACTTCTTCCAATGAGGCATGATCTCGTTTGTCTTTACGTAGTCCTTGATTAGCTAACGCAAATACATTTAAAATATCGGTTATGGTCTGACGAACTGTTTTGATCAAGTCCTGCCAACGAGGATCACCTTTTACTCCACGACTGCTGAGATGTAAACTATAGGTGGTTAATAGTCGTTTTAAAGCAAAAGAAAAGTCTTGAATTCGTAAAGATGAGGGTAAATGAAGAAGATGCCAAAAATTAGCAACCCCATCTAAAAGAACTGATTGTAAGAATTCTTCATCACTGTTGTATAGAGGGATAAAGCTACTTGTCGCTACAACTTTCACACCCAAAAGAAAAGGTAAGGTAACAGCTAAAAAAGCTGGTTCTATCCAAGCTTCTGTTACTGTATTACCTCGCGTTGTTGTGTAAACTGTTGCCATAAAAGGTAAATCTGCACTGTGATATTTTTTATCAGCAAATTGTGCTGCTTCATCTTCTTGTATTTCCAACCAAGGAAAAGAACGTAAACTATTTAAGTCCATTCCTTCTTGTAACCAATGTTGGCAGATTTTCTTTAGATAAACTCCTTTTATCTCGTCGGTAAATGT
This region includes:
- the cas1d gene encoding type I-D CRISPR-associated endonuclease Cas1d yields the protein MSILYLTQPEGILSKKLEAFNVALKQEDGSWQKESVAAQTVEQIVLMGQQSITGEALSYALELGISVHYLSIFGKYLGSALPGYSRNGQLRLAQYAVHNNPEKRLALVKTIVSGKIQNQYLILYRYGQRENLLKLRKQSVKNQETLDQVRGVEGIAAREYFQGLSIILDEEWQFTGRNRRPPRDPVNALLSFAYGLLRVQVMAAVHLAGLDPYIGYLHETTRGQPAMVLDLMEEFRPLIADRLVLSVISHKEIKPADFQESLGAYNLSDSGRKTFLQAFERKMTSEFKHPVFGYQCTYRRAVELQARLLSRHLQEEVPYQPLCIK
- the cas4 gene encoding CRISPR-associated protein Cas4, whose protein sequence is MNDNYLPLSYLNAWEYCPRRFYWEYVLGEMADNEHIIIGRHLHRNINQEGVSKEGDILLHRQQWVWSDRLQIKGIIDLVEEREAALIPVEYKKGRMSRHLNDHFQLCAGAICLEEQRNISINYGDIFYHANRRRQRVNFTDQLRQVTEEAIYQAHQAVNDKMPLPIAHSQKCRDCSLKGICLQKEIKRLNESRVNTFEDD
- the cas6 gene encoding CRISPR system precrRNA processing endoribonuclease RAMP protein Cas6, with product MVQDIWQMSNHSYTLQSMVIELGAAAKGKPPATLGRAIHAQVLEWINLGNSELANQVHESQIAPLSLSGLLGNRRPKGTEAGDNFYFRIGLLNGNLIEPLLKGIEIWGTQPLIFANFPFVLRNYYTLPGTHRLAGATNYYVLTQTVQEQRKITLKFLSPTSFKQQKSIQLFPLSDLVFGSLQRRWNEFAPENLQIPALTWDALVTAYELKTYALKLESGAEIGSQGWISYEFNSSEQAKYASVLSQFAFFAGVGRKTTMGMGQVQLTVNNDITIN
- the cas5d gene encoding type I-D CRISPR-associated protein Cas5/Csc1, with protein sequence MKLYHCLLTLHDNVFFASREMGILYETEKYLHNWALSYAFFKVTYIPHPYRLQGEAAQKPNYLNDNNEQNLNHLNRAGVYVFPAKPLYWSYQVNTFKAAQSAYYGRFKKFGEDEAVKNYPFNYGRAKELAVGSQYRTYIMAKNEISEEIPHWIRLGKWSAKIEVSIIPIPESLIQNKSGEYLCDHPLNPLDLSDTTQLQLYNRIVMPPVSLVSQAQLQGNYYSVLGDNWKEFKQNFPSLPEQIYLPKGAFYGARYMANV
- the cas7d gene encoding type I-D CRISPR-associated protein Cas7/Csc2 produces the protein MKLETLKPQFQTAFPRLASGKYVHFILLRHSQSFPIFQTDGILNTARTQAGINTPENISRLVLFKRKQTTPERLIGREILRSFNFTSSEENNSNYCQYNGEKSCKQCPDCIIYGFAIGDSGSERSKVYSDSAFSLGAYEQSHRSFTFNAPSEAGTMSEGGQMRSSINEQDHILPEITFPTVETLRDPTYESFIYVLGNLLRTRRYGAQETRTGTMSNYLLGIIFCDGEIFSNLYFTQALYDALKEKRDTPIADVCIEASNVARQLLDKEPVRQSQVIFDTQLEELLNEVTAIYQDEIQLQATLTTLYQQTQTYSQTFGALSGGKGKSKKK